One region of Rhodophyticola sp. CCM32 genomic DNA includes:
- a CDS encoding pyruvate dehydrogenase complex E1 component subunit beta, with the protein MATEILMPALSPTMEEGTLAKWLVKEGDTISSGDIMAEIETDKATMEFEAVDEGIMGRILVAEGTEGVKVNSPIAVLLEEGEDASAIPSGAPAPPADTPAAAEEAPAAPVAAAAPAAPVQSKAVEPDYPAGTEVKQTTVREALRDAMAEEMRRDDTVYLMGEEVAEYQGAYKISQGLLDEFGAKRVIDTPITEHGFAGIAVGAAFGGLKPIVEFMTFNFAMQAMDQIINSAAKTLYMSGGQMGAPMVFRGPNGAAARVGAQHSQDYAAWYAHVPGLKVVMPYCASDAKGLLKTAIRDPNPVIFLENEILYGRSFDVPVIEDYTVPFGKARIWREGSDVTIVSFGIGMQYALEAADRLAEDGISAEVIDLRTLRPLDYDSLIASVQKTNRCVTVEEGFPVGAIGNHLSAYIMENAFDYLDAPVINCTGKDVPMPYAANLEKHALLTTDEVIAAVKQVTYR; encoded by the coding sequence GCGATACCATCTCCTCGGGCGACATCATGGCCGAGATCGAAACCGACAAGGCAACAATGGAATTCGAAGCGGTCGATGAAGGCATCATGGGCCGGATTCTGGTGGCGGAAGGCACCGAAGGCGTGAAGGTGAACAGCCCGATCGCCGTGTTGCTGGAAGAAGGCGAAGATGCCTCGGCCATCCCCTCAGGCGCGCCTGCCCCCCCTGCAGACACCCCCGCAGCTGCCGAGGAAGCCCCCGCCGCGCCTGTTGCCGCCGCTGCCCCCGCCGCCCCGGTCCAGTCGAAAGCGGTGGAACCGGATTACCCCGCCGGCACCGAGGTGAAACAGACCACGGTGCGCGAAGCCCTGCGCGATGCGATGGCCGAAGAGATGCGCCGCGACGATACGGTCTATCTGATGGGTGAAGAGGTGGCCGAATATCAGGGCGCCTACAAGATTTCACAAGGCTTGCTGGATGAGTTTGGTGCCAAACGGGTGATCGACACGCCGATCACCGAACACGGGTTTGCCGGTATCGCCGTCGGGGCGGCCTTTGGCGGGCTTAAGCCCATTGTCGAGTTCATGACCTTCAACTTCGCCATGCAGGCGATGGACCAGATCATCAACTCGGCGGCCAAAACGCTCTATATGTCCGGTGGACAGATGGGCGCGCCCATGGTGTTCCGGGGCCCCAACGGTGCGGCGGCCCGCGTCGGCGCGCAGCACAGCCAGGATTACGCCGCCTGGTATGCCCATGTGCCCGGATTGAAAGTGGTGATGCCCTATTGCGCCTCTGACGCCAAGGGCCTGCTGAAAACCGCGATCCGTGATCCGAATCCGGTGATCTTTCTGGAAAACGAAATCCTCTACGGGCGCAGTTTCGACGTGCCGGTGATCGAGGATTATACCGTGCCCTTCGGAAAGGCCCGCATCTGGCGGGAGGGCAGCGATGTCACCATCGTCAGCTTCGGCATCGGCATGCAATATGCGCTGGAAGCCGCTGACAGGCTGGCCGAAGACGGGATCAGCGCCGAGGTGATCGACCTGCGCACGCTGCGCCCGCTGGATTATGACAGCCTGATTGCAAGCGTACAGAAAACCAACCGCTGCGTGACCGTCGAGGAAGGTTTCCCCGTCGGCGCCATCGGCAATCATCTGTCGGCCTATATCATGGAAAACGCGTTTGATTATCTGGACGCACCGGTGATCAACTGCACCGGCAAGGACGTGCCCATGCCCTATGCCGCCAATCTGGAAAAACACGCGCTTCTGACCACTGATGAGGTGATCGCGGCGGTGAAACAAGTGACCTATCGGTGA